In one Fibrobacter sp. UWEL genomic region, the following are encoded:
- a CDS encoding FRG domain-containing protein: MARVSDFLEYENSKECCPLISEYIKRIWEKIPSKREMMDSACGYFNKIYPGSGDLYVASLNMMNKFDPEVLFRGQSNAEYEIIPRLGRNSNFIHEKEFIEIPQTEKPDFFKPGYRPLEKLALLQHYGIPTRLLDVTSNLLVALFFACQSDNGKNNDGEIIMFLDMHSYSSIYPLMEAHADSYSLTEGRCLSLDAFYERAFRKSYFGDEQYKSLYSNRENQIRGFLHPVVVNPPRRALRHQAQQGKFLLFPNEIKQNPDSPYIEASIAKIEKDSPFCRCLKICSEHKKELLSELSILGVDKVHLFPDNVDVFSSEIVRNLTNRQTCMRGY; encoded by the coding sequence ATGGCTAGGGTTTCAGATTTTCTTGAATATGAAAATAGCAAAGAATGTTGCCCCTTAATTTCCGAGTATATTAAGCGGATATGGGAAAAGATTCCATCAAAAAGGGAAATGATGGATTCGGCTTGTGGGTATTTCAATAAGATTTATCCTGGTTCAGGTGATTTGTATGTTGCCTCGTTGAACATGATGAATAAGTTTGATCCAGAGGTTTTATTTCGAGGTCAGTCTAATGCGGAGTATGAAATTATTCCCAGGTTAGGTCGGAATTCAAACTTTATACACGAAAAAGAATTTATAGAAATTCCACAGACGGAGAAACCTGATTTTTTCAAGCCGGGTTATAGGCCCTTAGAAAAGTTGGCTTTGCTACAACATTATGGTATTCCGACAAGGTTACTGGATGTTACAAGCAACCTGCTTGTTGCATTGTTTTTTGCTTGCCAGTCAGATAACGGTAAAAATAACGATGGAGAAATAATCATGTTCTTGGATATGCATTCTTATTCGTCAATTTATCCGTTAATGGAGGCACATGCAGATTCATATTCACTAACAGAAGGAAGATGCCTGTCTCTTGACGCTTTTTATGAGCGTGCATTTCGTAAATCCTATTTTGGTGACGAACAATACAAATCACTCTATTCGAATCGGGAAAATCAAATTCGTGGATTTTTACACCCAGTTGTGGTAAATCCTCCACGACGGGCATTAAGGCACCAAGCACAACAAGGAAAATTTTTACTCTTTCCAAACGAAATCAAACAAAACCCGGATTCACCATATATAGAAGCCTCAATCGCAAAAATTGAGAAGGATTCCCCTTTTTGTAGATGTTTGAAGATATGTAGCGAGCATAAAAAAGAATTGCTGTCTGAACTATCTATTTTGGGTGTAGACAAAGTTCACCTATTTCCAGATAATGTAGATGTTTTTTCTTCAGAGATTGTTAGGAACTTAACGAATCGGCAAACGTGCATGAGAGGTTACTGA